The Rhododendron vialii isolate Sample 1 chromosome 6a, ASM3025357v1 genome includes a window with the following:
- the LOC131331174 gene encoding patatin-like protein 2 isoform X1, whose translation MAVASSSSSSLDKIQPPTYGNLITVLSIDGGGIRGIIPATILEYLESQLQEFDGEDARLADYFDVIAGTSTGGLVTAMLTAPNEKGRPLFAAKEIKPFYLDHSPKIFPQKRGVFGSIGNQLKLLRGPKYNGKYLHRVIKEKLGETRLHQTLAHVVIPTFDIKHLQPTIFSTYEVKKSPYLDARLSDISISTSAAPTYLPAYHFKNQDDKGNVKEFNLIDGGVAANNPALVAISQVTKQIFDENPDFFPIKPVDYCRFLVISIGTGSSKAEKKYSAKTAAKWSVLGWLLHGGSTPLVDVFTLASADMVDFHLSVVFQALHSEENYLRIQDDTLSGTEASVDVSTKANLDKLVKIGENLLKKPVSRVNLETGLSEPFKDCGTNEEALKKYAKLLSDERRLRQLTSPHTYQ comes from the exons ATGGCGGtagcatcatcatcatcatcatctctggATAAAATTCAGCCCCCAACTTATGGAAACCTAATTACTGTGCTAAGCATTGATGGAGGTGGTATTAGGGGAATCATTCCTGCCACTATCCTTGAATACCTTGAATCCCAGCTTCAG GAATTCGATGGTGAGGATGCAAGACTTGCAGATTACTTCGACGTGATTGCAGGAACAAGTACTGGTGGTCTAGTAACCGCCATGTTGACTGCTCCAAATGAAAAGGGCCGACCTCTCTTCGCCGCGAAAGAGATCAAGCCTTTCTATCTCGACCACAGCCCTAAAATTTTCCCACAAAAGAG AGGTGTTTTTGGGTCAATTGGAAATCAATTAAAACTGTTACGAGGGCCCAAATACAATGGAAAGTACCTTCACCGGGTTATAAAGGAGAAACTCGGAGAGACTCGTTTGCATCAAACCTTAGCCC atGTTGTCATTCCAACTTTCGATATCAAACACTTGCAGCCAACCATTTTCTCCACTTatgag GTGAAAAAATCCCCTTATTTGGATGCTCGATTATCGGATATAAGCATCAGCACATCTGCAGCTCCAACTTACCTTCCGGCCTATCACTTCAAAAACCAAGATGACAAAGGAAATGTAAAGGAGTTCAATCTCATCGACGGCGGTGTCGCTGCAAATAACCCG GCTCTGGTTGCAATAAGCCAAGTGACCAAACAGATCTTTGACGAAAATCCCGATTTCTTCCCGATTAAGCCCGTGGACTACTGCCGATTTCTGGTGATTTCAATCGGCACGGGCTCATCGAAAGCGGAAAAGAAATACAGTGCGAAAACAGCAGCCAAATGGAGTGTTTTGGGTTGGTTACTGCATGGGGGTTCGACTCCATTGGTGGATGTCTTCACTCTGGCAAGTGCAGATATGGTTGATTTTCATCTTTCTGTGGTTTTCCAAGCTCTTCATTCAGAAGAGAATTACCTTCGTATTCAA GATGACACATTATCCGGGACGGAAGCCTCTGTCGATGTTTCTACAAAGGCGAATTTGGACAAACTTGTTAAGATcggagaaaatttattgaagaaacCCGTTTCCCGGGTCAACTTGGAGACCGGTCTATCCGAGCCGTTTAAAGATTGTGGCACAAATGAAGAGGCTTTGAAAAA ATATGCAAAATTACTTTCAGATGAAAGGAGGCTCAGACAATTGACATCTCCGCATACATACCAATAA
- the LOC131331174 gene encoding patatin-like protein 2 isoform X2, giving the protein MAVASSSSSSLDKIQPPTYGNLITVLSIDGGGIRGIIPATILEYLESQLQEFDGEDARLADYFDVIAGTSTGGLVTAMLTAPNEKGRPLFAAKEIKPFYLDHSPKIFPQKRGVFGSIGNQLKLLRGPKYNGKYLHRVIKEKLGETRLHQTLAHVVIPTFDIKHLQPTIFSTYEVKKSPYLDARLSDISISTSAAPTYLPAYHFKNQDDKGNVKEFNLIDGGVAANNPALVAISQVTKQIFDENPDFFPIKPVDYCRFLVISIGTGSSKAEKKYSAKTAAKWSVLGWLLHGGSTPLVDVFTLASADMVDFHLSVVFQALHSEENYLRIQICKITFR; this is encoded by the exons ATGGCGGtagcatcatcatcatcatcatctctggATAAAATTCAGCCCCCAACTTATGGAAACCTAATTACTGTGCTAAGCATTGATGGAGGTGGTATTAGGGGAATCATTCCTGCCACTATCCTTGAATACCTTGAATCCCAGCTTCAG GAATTCGATGGTGAGGATGCAAGACTTGCAGATTACTTCGACGTGATTGCAGGAACAAGTACTGGTGGTCTAGTAACCGCCATGTTGACTGCTCCAAATGAAAAGGGCCGACCTCTCTTCGCCGCGAAAGAGATCAAGCCTTTCTATCTCGACCACAGCCCTAAAATTTTCCCACAAAAGAG AGGTGTTTTTGGGTCAATTGGAAATCAATTAAAACTGTTACGAGGGCCCAAATACAATGGAAAGTACCTTCACCGGGTTATAAAGGAGAAACTCGGAGAGACTCGTTTGCATCAAACCTTAGCCC atGTTGTCATTCCAACTTTCGATATCAAACACTTGCAGCCAACCATTTTCTCCACTTatgag GTGAAAAAATCCCCTTATTTGGATGCTCGATTATCGGATATAAGCATCAGCACATCTGCAGCTCCAACTTACCTTCCGGCCTATCACTTCAAAAACCAAGATGACAAAGGAAATGTAAAGGAGTTCAATCTCATCGACGGCGGTGTCGCTGCAAATAACCCG GCTCTGGTTGCAATAAGCCAAGTGACCAAACAGATCTTTGACGAAAATCCCGATTTCTTCCCGATTAAGCCCGTGGACTACTGCCGATTTCTGGTGATTTCAATCGGCACGGGCTCATCGAAAGCGGAAAAGAAATACAGTGCGAAAACAGCAGCCAAATGGAGTGTTTTGGGTTGGTTACTGCATGGGGGTTCGACTCCATTGGTGGATGTCTTCACTCTGGCAAGTGCAGATATGGTTGATTTTCATCTTTCTGTGGTTTTCCAAGCTCTTCATTCAGAAGAGAATTACCTTCGTATTCAA ATATGCAAAATTACTTTCAGATGA